DNA from Sphingobacteriales bacterium:
ATGCTACCCATCATTTTTGTGGTGCCGATTGTTCAGTTACTGATACTGGTGCATGCAGCCACTTTTGAGATGAAGCAGATTAAAATGTGTGTGGTGGACAACGACTTTTCAGCCACTTCACGTAAGCTGATTTCAAAATTCTCAGGTTCCCCATTTTTCAGGATAAAATATTCTTCATTTTCTTATTCCGAAGCAGAAAAATTTCTCCAAAAAGGTAAGGCAGATGTGATTCTTCAGATTCCTCCTCATTTTGAAAAAAACCTGAATACAAATAATCCCGGGAAAGTCATGCTAAGCATAAATGCAATAAACGGGGTGGCTGCAGGATTGATTTATGCCTATTCAGGTCAGATTATCAATGATTTTAACAAAGATATGAGCTCCGGAAAAATCCAGATAGCAGAAAATCATACGAGGCCTGAAACCATTAATATCACCTATACCCATTGGTACAACCCGCAGTTGAACTATAAAACCTTTATGGTTCCGGGCATTCTGGTATTGCTGGTAACTTTAATCGGGCTGTTTCTGGCAGGAATGAACATTGTCAGAGAAAAAGAAATCGGTACGATAGAACAGATAAATGTAACTCCCATCAAAAAATATCAGTTTATTGCAGGCAAACTCGTCCCGTTCTGGATCATTGCATTGTTTGATCTTGCCTTTGGACTGAGCCTTGGCAAATTGCTCTTCAATATCCCTATGCTGGGCAGTCTTTGGTTGGTTTTTCTTGCTGCTGCCATTTATCTGATAGCTGTTCTGGGAATGGGACTTTTTATTTCCACCCTTGCCAACACCCAGCAACAGGCCATGTTTCTTTCCTTCTTTTTTATGATAGTCTTTCTGCTTATGAGCGGTTTGTTTACTTCGGTGGAAAGTATGCCCCAATGGGCACAGTATTTCAACAAAATCAATCCCATAGCCTATTTTATCCGTATCATGCGGATGGTTTTGCTGAAAGGATCAGGTTTTTCAGATATTCGCATTGAATTGCTATCGCTGGCAGCCATCGGATCGGCTGTGCTGGCAATGGCAGTCAGGAGATACCGGAAGGTAGCGTGAAACTAATATTTTGGCAATGCTATTTACCTATGATAAACTTCTGTGTAAGAATGTTTTCTTTTGTAAAAAGGCTGAAAAAATACAATCCATCCGGCTGATTTTCAAGGTTTAATTCGATAATATCACCAGTCGTTGCTTTAATAGAACGCCTCCAGATCACTTGTCCGTTCATTTCGCTTAGCTGAAGGCTGACATCCTGCCTTTCTTTGAGATCAAACTCTATAAAAACTTTTCCCGATGATGGATTTGGATTGATTTTTAATGAATTTTCAGTTATCAGTTTTTCTCCCCTGATGTCTAATGCCCAACCGGTGGTAAAATCATGAACAATCTCATTGCCAAAATCAGGATTAAACATTTTCAGATAAGGACCATCCAGGCTTCTCAAACGAAGATATCCATTCCCGTCATTATTGTTCCAGAACGAGAGCCCGTCACCATCTGTATCCAGCATTTTCAGGGTATAACAGCCGTAAGTGTTCGGCAATGTTAACGTATCCATGTAAAGTTTGTTGGCCTGAAGATTTTCTCTTTTGTAAACAATATTCCCGGCAGCATCACTTATCTGGCACCTTGATTCCTGGGGAAAACTGTTTGTCCTCAGATACACGACAAAACGGTTAGGATATACCGGTGGAATTTCAAACTCTTTAATGACAGTGTTATTAAATGAATAATCATCCGTTGCATTGTTAACTTTAGAAACAGAAACCCTGAACCTGTTATCTCTGATCCAGCCTCCCCAGTAAAAAGGAAGTTCAATTTCTGTTTTATCAAGAGGCTCTAACTGTCCGCTCCACCTGAAATTTGAGCTGTAAGTGCCATCTGTTTTACCATAATTAAATTCAATCGAGGTGATTTTCTGTTTCCCTGTATTTTGAACCAAAACCCTCGGATTTGCACAATGCGGATTCTCTCTAAGGTATTCCTGATGCTTGTTCGGAACGATAATATCAACCACAGCAGCGTCAAGAGAGAAATTAAAGTCGCTATATGAAATTAATTGGGATTCAAGCACGAAATTACCCCCTGCATCACTTTCAGCATTGTAGTCAATTTTAACTGAGTCTTTTTGTTTATCAATAAAACTACTTACCTCCCAGTCGTAAGTATAAACCGGAGCACCAGGACACCATCCGGCACGGTCATAAATCCATGTTCCTCCTTGCGGATATAGCGGATTTGAAGCACACTCCGTCCAGAGCAGCCAACGGTAACGCATAGTATCGTTCAACCATAACTCATGGTATTTCGGACAAAATTCAGCACAATTGTTCGGGGCCGCCATCCCGTGTCCCGTTGTCCTTGTTTTCACCCTGAAATATTCAGCTTTTTTATTCAACGTAAGCCATTTCGGTTGCACCAGACTGGCAAAGTTAGGGAGTCCGAAACTTCCGCTGTATAAGGTTTGTACACTCAGCACATCCCTTGGAGGTGTTCCTTCTATCATTACAAAGTCGAGTTGATGGAGTTCCTGCCAGTTGCCTGAACTGATTTTGACTGAATCATGCAACAGAGGTGCATAGTCGCTGACATCATATATCCAGGTAAATCCATCGCCCAGATCGAGGTTAATGCCATAGGGAGTAATAAAGCGTCCTATTTCGTAACGGTCAAGTATTCTGTATTTTTCATCGTATTTTGCCTCCGTCATTATTTTATAAATGACTGAATCCGGTTTAATCTTAATAAACTGAACAGGCTTTCCGTTGGAGTCAAAAAGCACACGCTGATAAGGAGGATAGACATATAAGGTATCGGTGGGAATATCCGGTTTTGAAAAATTGCTGAATAATACCAGCATATTTGATTGATTCTCAATAGAATCAGTTAATATATTTCTGGTTACTTTCTGTTGATAATTGCTTTGGTCAAATATGATTTCAGGAAGAAAATTCCCGTTTCTCATATTTTTAAAAAGGCTGACAGGAGAATGTGGTTTCCAGCCGGGCCCTGTATTCATTTTTCCCTGCCATTTGTTCGGACTGATATCTTTCACTGTTTTGCCTTGTCCTTCGTCAAATGGAAACCAAGCCACAAGATTATTGTATATTGCATCTGAAGGTTTGGGCGGGTTATACATGATTTTCTGAATATCAGCCTGACCGAGTGCCTTGTTCCACACACTGAATTCATCGAGCATTCCGTCATAAAAATTTCCTGTACCGGCTTCATTTGAGCCAATTCTGAATGTTTTCACATTTTTAATACTCTTGCTTTTTGATGTACCACTCTGAAACAATACCCCGTTAAGGTAAATTTTCATTTCTCCGGTGGAGGTGTTTTTAGTAAATGCCCAGAAATTCCATTTACCTTTAAATGAAGAGGTATCGGCCAGCTTTTCAATACGGTCGTAGCCGCTGCCATCGTTTCCGGCATCCCAGTAAACATGTCCGTCTCCCCAAGGCAGATGAACATTGAATATTCGTCTGTTGGCAGAGTCAACACCTTCAAAAACAGTATTGTTCTGAGGCTGATACTTCGGATTGCCGTATTGCCAGAAAGCAAAGGTTACTTCATTTGTAAGCGATGAAAAAAGATTTTGAGGTAAAACGATATAATCGAGGTTTTCAAAAAAGAGTGTATAATCAGAAGATGCTGATTGTGAAGAACTTAAATAATTAACAGGATGGGCAAGCATTTTAACAGGCTCTGAGGGAGCAAACAAAATCATTTCGACCAAAATATTGGAAAATGAATCCCATTGAAATGAATTGAAGAAAGGGAAATAGTTGACTCCTTTTGCTGAAAGCTGAACTTTTCCATCAAAAACCACCTCAAAAATGTCATTTCCAGGCTGATTGACCGAATCTTTTTTTGTAAGTGCCATTCTGATCATCACTCTTCCCAGATTAACAGCTGCATCAGCCACATACAGGGCTATTCC
Protein-coding regions in this window:
- a CDS encoding T9SS type A sorting domain-containing protein, translating into MSVKKLNIRFLSFFLFLMTSSKVFSGPGDTIRIQAINFSQRGDVKENWVVFPDTSHKFQRILMYYTLKCDPQNSPYRCGEWDYLTYTYASKKTNEYKKFPNFKVDGAEKDSFSYMKTPSWLYSSHFEYETINSDTLDFQQTMVGDTSNSIEKEFISKLDFQKTVFLWKADELAGAGLMKKNITGIALYVADAAVNLGRVMIRMALTKKDSVNQPGNDIFEVVFDGKVQLSAKGVNYFPFFNSFQWDSFSNILVEMILFAPSEPVKMLAHPVNYLSSSQSASSDYTLFFENLDYIVLPQNLFSSLTNEVTFAFWQYGNPKYQPQNNTVFEGVDSANRRIFNVHLPWGDGHVYWDAGNDGSGYDRIEKLADTSSFKGKWNFWAFTKNTSTGEMKIYLNGVLFQSGTSKSKSIKNVKTFRIGSNEAGTGNFYDGMLDEFSVWNKALGQADIQKIMYNPPKPSDAIYNNLVAWFPFDEGQGKTVKDISPNKWQGKMNTGPGWKPHSPVSLFKNMRNGNFLPEIIFDQSNYQQKVTRNILTDSIENQSNMLVLFSNFSKPDIPTDTLYVYPPYQRVLFDSNGKPVQFIKIKPDSVIYKIMTEAKYDEKYRILDRYEIGRFITPYGINLDLGDGFTWIYDVSDYAPLLHDSVKISSGNWQELHQLDFVMIEGTPPRDVLSVQTLYSGSFGLPNFASLVQPKWLTLNKKAEYFRVKTRTTGHGMAAPNNCAEFCPKYHELWLNDTMRYRWLLWTECASNPLYPQGGTWIYDRAGWCPGAPVYTYDWEVSSFIDKQKDSVKIDYNAESDAGGNFVLESQLISYSDFNFSLDAAVVDIIVPNKHQEYLRENPHCANPRVLVQNTGKQKITSIEFNYGKTDGTYSSNFRWSGQLEPLDKTEIELPFYWGGWIRDNRFRVSVSKVNNATDDYSFNNTVIKEFEIPPVYPNRFVVYLRTNSFPQESRCQISDAAGNIVYKRENLQANKLYMDTLTLPNTYGCYTLKMLDTDGDGLSFWNNNDGNGYLRLRSLDGPYLKMFNPDFGNEIVHDFTTGWALDIRGEKLITENSLKINPNPSSGKVFIEFDLKERQDVSLQLSEMNGQVIWRRSIKATTGDIIELNLENQPDGLYFFSLFTKENILTQKFIIGK
- a CDS encoding ABC transporter permease, with the translated sequence MKTIFYIIQKEFIQVSRNRMMLPIIFVVPIVQLLILVHAATFEMKQIKMCVVDNDFSATSRKLISKFSGSPFFRIKYSSFSYSEAEKFLQKGKADVILQIPPHFEKNLNTNNPGKVMLSINAINGVAAGLIYAYSGQIINDFNKDMSSGKIQIAENHTRPETINITYTHWYNPQLNYKTFMVPGILVLLVTLIGLFLAGMNIVREKEIGTIEQINVTPIKKYQFIAGKLVPFWIIALFDLAFGLSLGKLLFNIPMLGSLWLVFLAAAIYLIAVLGMGLFISTLANTQQQAMFLSFFFMIVFLLMSGLFTSVESMPQWAQYFNKINPIAYFIRIMRMVLLKGSGFSDIRIELLSLAAIGSAVLAMAVRRYRKVA